The following nucleotide sequence is from Deltaproteobacteria bacterium.
ACCAGCGCCCGGCCTCGAAAGCGGTGGTCCATGGGCCTTGGAGTTGAGCGTTGATGGGTGAAGAGACGCATAAAGCGTATCTGGTCGCTATCGCCCAGGCGTTTGAGAACGAGATCGACGATGCGATGCTCGTGAAGCTCTATGGCACGGAGCCCGCAGGAGAGGCGCGCTACTCGCCACCGAAACCTCGATGGCAGGCTTCCCGCGCTGATGAAGGAGGCCGGGTTCATCTCGGTCCGCGAGACGGACCGGCTGATGACTGCGTTCGGCACGCTGTCCCTCTACGCGAGCCACATGAGCACGTTCTGCGGACGCCCCCAATCCGCGACGTGCAGCTCGCCGCCCGGGCGAAGCAGCTCGCGGACACGGGCGAGCGTGGCGCGCTTGTTGACGCTCGTGAGGTGATGCAGCACGAGGCTCGACACGACCCGGTCGAACGAGGCGGGCGGGAACGGCGGCGCGAACGCCATCCCCTCTCGCAGCTCGACCTCGACGCCAGGCGGGTGACCTTCTCCCGCGCGATGGCGAGCACCTTCGGGTCTCCGTCGAGCCCGACGACCCGCGCGGCTGGGCACGTCTGCTTCACCATGATCGTGAGCGTCGCCGTCCCGCATCCGAGGTCCAGCACGTCGT
It contains:
- a CDS encoding methyltransferase domain-containing protein; the encoded protein is MEQQPYVPALGFDWLTRFYDPVLRATVREETFKRRLIEQARIQAAHDVLDLGCGTATLTIMVKQTCPAARVVGLDGDPKVLAIAREKVTRLASRSSCERGWRSRRRSRPPRSTGSCRASCCITSRASTSAPRSPVSASCFARAASCTSRIGGVRRTCSCGSRRGTACRTQSSAGPSRGPR